A single uncultured Methanobrevibacter sp. DNA region contains:
- the purC gene encoding phosphoribosylaminoimidazolesuccinocarboxamide synthase, which translates to MDKKELINGGKVKSVFTTDNENQVIIEFRDDMTAGDGARKEVMNNKGAYNAIISTKIFKVLEENGIETQFIDLPEPNVMLAKKLEMIPIEVIVRNIATGSLVRKYPIDDGTKLDPPIVQMDFKDDEYHDPMLNDSIIKALGIATQEEIDILTQKALKINEILTKFFADAGIILVDYKVEFGKDKDGNILLGDEISPDGCRLWDSETLEMLDKELFRKGKDDEVMDAYIEVYNRIIPDDEKVI; encoded by the coding sequence ATGGACAAAAAAGAGTTAATTAATGGCGGAAAAGTAAAAAGTGTATTTACCACCGATAACGAGAATCAGGTCATTATCGAGTTTAGAGATGATATGACTGCTGGTGATGGTGCAAGAAAAGAGGTAATGAACAATAAGGGAGCCTACAATGCGATAATTTCTACAAAAATATTCAAGGTATTGGAAGAAAACGGCATTGAAACTCAATTCATTGACCTGCCTGAACCTAATGTCATGCTTGCAAAAAAGCTTGAAATGATTCCAATTGAAGTGATTGTAAGAAACATTGCTACAGGCAGTCTTGTTCGCAAATATCCAATTGATGACGGTACCAAATTGGACCCTCCAATCGTTCAAATGGATTTTAAGGATGATGAATATCATGACCCTATGCTTAATGATTCCATTATCAAGGCACTGGGAATAGCTACCCAGGAGGAAATCGATATCCTAACCCAAAAGGCCTTAAAAATCAATGAAATTTTAACCAAATTCTTTGCGGATGCAGGTATTATTCTGGTTGACTACAAGGTTGAATTCGGTAAGGATAAAGATGGAAACATTCTTTTAGGTGATGAGATTTCTCCTGACGGATGCAGACTATGGGACAGTGAAACATTGGAAATGCTGGATAAGGAACTGTTTAGAAAAGGAAAAGACGATGAA